One genomic segment of Aliarcobacter cibarius includes these proteins:
- a CDS encoding response regulator transcription factor, producing the protein MYKILILEDDTLFANSLEDFLTSEEFLVDIAKDGEEALSLNYEHNYDLYIFDINVPKIDGLELLKLLRQNNDKTATIFLTSYKDKDTLKDAFLKGCDDYIRKPVDLDELLFRIKAVLKRNKKEFETIVLSENIVFNPVSKRVFESGVDMNLPIKVLELLELFLENKNEIVSKDMIISKLWSASQAYSEGSIRVYINQVKKLFENKDAIINVKGIGYKLEF; encoded by the coding sequence ATGTATAAAATTTTGATTTTGGAAGATGATACCCTTTTTGCAAATAGTTTAGAAGATTTTTTAACTTCTGAAGAGTTTTTAGTAGATATTGCAAAAGATGGAGAAGAAGCTTTAAGTTTAAACTATGAACATAATTATGACTTATATATATTTGATATAAATGTTCCAAAAATAGATGGATTAGAGCTTTTAAAACTTCTAAGGCAAAATAATGACAAGACAGCAACTATCTTTTTAACTTCATATAAAGATAAGGATACTTTAAAAGATGCTTTTTTAAAAGGTTGTGATGATTATATTAGAAAACCTGTAGATTTGGATGAATTACTTTTTAGAATTAAAGCCGTATTAAAAAGAAATAAAAAAGAGTTTGAAACAATAGTTTTATCTGAGAATATTGTTTTTAATCCAGTTTCAAAAAGAGTTTTTGAATCAGGAGTTGATATGAATTTACCTATAAAAGTTTTAGAGTTATTAGAGTTGTTTTTAGAAAATAAAAATGAAATTGTTTCTAAAGATATGATTATTTCAAAGCTTTGGAGTGCTAGTCAAGCTTATAGTGAAGGTTCAATAAGAGTTTATATAAATCAGGTTAAAAAATTATTTGAAAATAAAGATGCAATAATAAATGTAAAAGGGATAGGATATAAACTTGAATTCTAA
- a CDS encoding Na/Pi cotransporter family protein: protein MQKNIFWLVGLIILGYIVLKYENFTVILSGISIFIVGMFFMQDGFKQLSGGLLEKLLQKFTSNTLYAILTGFLSTSIVQSSTIITLIVVSFLSAELLTLVQGIGIVFGSNIGSTTTAWIVSSLGVDVKISAYAFPMLVFGVILRFGKNNASKGGGNVLLGLGFIFLGISYMKDGFDIMKESIDLASYAIEGYLGIIVYILIGALATVIIQSSAATLAIVITALNADSITYINALALAIGANVGTTLTTILASFTSNENGKRVALIHFLFNLISAIFITIFIYQFQGLTDFIAPYLGVSESNYGMKLALFHTIFSVTGVIILTPFIPLLVKLSERLIQKKVSSASKPKYLTPSVLSNPDAALISLRKEIINLYENCQKAMLHALNLHTTGLTKETLATRLNDEVSIIDTNIDEIYQKNLKSLYSEIIHYSSFAQEHMFDFQHKEVGELKRAASLIVEVLKDTRDIQKNINYYLKSKNDFIKEEYNILRKELAEILIDINALSILESDVEKLTQFELIKSELTQNDLASSEEIDALIREDKIKATMATSYMNDSATGYSIQKKLVEVANILFLNNDLLKKIGEKRDEAK from the coding sequence GTGCAAAAAAATATTTTTTGGTTAGTTGGTTTAATAATACTTGGATATATTGTTTTAAAATATGAGAACTTTACAGTTATTTTAAGTGGTATTTCAATATTTATCGTTGGTATGTTTTTTATGCAAGATGGATTCAAGCAACTATCAGGGGGGCTACTTGAAAAACTATTGCAAAAATTTACTAGTAACACTTTGTATGCAATATTAACTGGATTTTTATCAACTTCTATAGTTCAAAGTTCAACAATTATCACTTTAATCGTAGTATCTTTTTTAAGTGCTGAACTTTTAACTTTAGTTCAAGGTATAGGTATAGTTTTTGGATCAAATATAGGAAGTACAACAACTGCTTGGATAGTTTCTAGTCTAGGAGTTGATGTAAAAATATCTGCCTATGCATTTCCTATGTTGGTTTTTGGAGTAATTTTAAGATTTGGTAAAAATAATGCTTCTAAAGGTGGAGGTAATGTTCTTTTAGGATTAGGTTTCATATTCCTTGGAATTTCGTATATGAAAGATGGTTTTGACATAATGAAAGAGTCAATTGATCTTGCATCATATGCAATTGAAGGATATTTAGGAATAATTGTATACATCCTAATTGGAGCACTAGCAACTGTTATCATTCAATCTAGTGCTGCAACTTTAGCTATAGTTATTACAGCTTTAAATGCAGATAGTATAACTTATATAAATGCTTTAGCTTTAGCAATTGGAGCGAATGTTGGTACAACGTTAACAACTATTTTAGCTTCATTCACATCAAATGAAAATGGTAAAAGAGTTGCTCTTATACACTTTTTATTCAATTTAATATCGGCTATCTTTATAACAATTTTCATATATCAATTCCAAGGTTTAACAGACTTTATAGCGCCTTATTTAGGTGTTAGTGAAAGTAACTATGGTATGAAACTAGCACTATTTCATACTATATTTTCTGTAACAGGTGTTATAATTTTAACACCTTTTATACCTCTACTTGTAAAATTATCTGAAAGATTAATACAGAAAAAAGTATCATCTGCTTCAAAACCAAAATACTTAACACCTTCTGTTTTATCAAACCCTGATGCAGCTTTAATTTCACTTAGAAAAGAGATAATTAATTTATATGAAAATTGCCAAAAAGCTATGCTTCATGCTTTAAATCTACATACAACAGGTCTTACAAAAGAGACTTTAGCAACTAGATTAAATGATGAAGTTTCTATTATCGATACAAATATTGATGAAATTTATCAAAAAAATCTAAAATCTTTATATAGTGAAATTATTCACTACTCTTCATTTGCTCAAGAGCATATGTTTGATTTTCAACACAAAGAAGTTGGAGAATTAAAAAGAGCTGCTTCTTTGATTGTTGAAGTTCTAAAAGATACAAGAGATATACAAAAAAATATAAATTACTATTTAAAAAGTAAAAATGATTTCATAAAAGAAGAGTATAATATTTTAAGAAAAGAGCTAGCAGAAATTTTGATAGATATTAATGCTTTATCAATTTTAGAGAGTGATGTTGAGAAATTAACTCAATTTGAACTTATAAAGAGTGAATTAACACAAAACGATTTAGCAAGCTCAGAAGAGATAGATGCATTAATTAGAGAAGATAAAATAAAAGCAACTATGGCAACATCTTATATGAACGATAGTGCTACTGGTTATTCTATTCAAAAAAAGCTTGTTGAAGTGGCAAATATTTTATTTTTAAATAATGATCTATTAAAGAAGATAGGAGAAAAAAGAGATGAAGCTAAGTAA
- a CDS encoding tRNA (cytidine(34)-2'-O)-methyltransferase gives MFNIVLHEPRIPGNVGTIGRLAFALNCKLHLIKPYGFGEITEKEVRRAGLDYWYNLEVYEYENIEDFWQKHPLSSRHFFATTKTTNVYFEQELKEGDYFYFGREDAGLPKEILEKSLDTNITIPMTNNARSLNIANSVSIVCYEALRQNFLAFKS, from the coding sequence ATGTTTAATATAGTATTACACGAACCACGAATTCCTGGAAATGTTGGAACAATTGGAAGATTGGCATTTGCTTTAAATTGTAAACTTCATTTAATAAAACCTTATGGTTTTGGTGAAATCACTGAAAAAGAGGTAAGAAGAGCAGGTTTAGATTATTGGTATAATCTTGAAGTATATGAATATGAAAATATAGAAGATTTCTGGCAAAAACATCCTTTAAGTTCTAGACATTTTTTTGCTACGACAAAAACAACAAATGTCTATTTTGAACAAGAATTAAAAGAGGGTGATTATTTTTATTTTGGAAGAGAAGATGCTGGTTTACCTAAAGAGATTTTAGAAAAAAGTTTAGATACAAATATTACAATTCCTATGACAAACAACGCTAGAAGTTTAAATATTGCTAATAGTGTTTCAATAGTTTGTTATGAAGCCTTAAGACAAAACTTCCTTGCTTTTAAAAGTTAA
- the purU gene encoding formyltetrahydrofolate deformylase — MEEYILKISTEDAKGLIYNISKVLFANNLNIEQNAEYVDPDTKEFFMRSIISGKVMQNILLKELKEVLPEGSSITLNKKIKKDVVLLATKESHVLGDLLIRYTSNELNANIKAVIANHEDLRSLVEKFDIPFYCISAENLSKEQHEDLVSKKIDEFNPELIVLAKYMRILTPNFVDKYKGKVLNIHHSFLPAFIGANPYKQAHERGVKIIGATAHYVTNDLDEGPIIFQDVVRVDHSYSWEDMRNAGRNVEKVVLSNAFELLLNDRVFIHRNKTVIL; from the coding sequence ATGGAAGAGTATATACTTAAAATTTCTACAGAAGATGCAAAAGGATTGATTTATAATATTTCAAAAGTTCTTTTTGCAAATAATTTAAATATTGAACAAAATGCAGAATATGTAGATCCTGATACAAAAGAATTTTTTATGAGAAGTATAATTAGTGGAAAAGTTATGCAAAATATACTTCTAAAAGAGTTAAAAGAGGTTTTACCTGAAGGTTCTAGTATAACTTTAAACAAAAAAATAAAAAAAGATGTTGTTTTGCTTGCTACAAAAGAGTCTCATGTTTTGGGAGATTTATTAATAAGATACACATCAAATGAGTTAAATGCAAATATAAAAGCGGTTATTGCAAATCATGAAGATTTAAGATCTCTTGTAGAAAAATTTGATATACCATTTTATTGTATAAGTGCAGAAAATTTAAGTAAAGAACAACATGAAGATTTAGTTTCTAAAAAAATAGATGAATTTAATCCAGAACTTATAGTTTTAGCAAAATATATGAGAATTTTAACACCAAACTTTGTAGATAAGTATAAAGGAAAAGTTTTAAATATTCATCACTCATTTCTACCAGCATTTATTGGAGCAAATCCTTATAAACAAGCACATGAAAGAGGTGTTAAAATTATAGGAGCAACAGCTCATTATGTGACAAATGACTTGGATGAAGGACCAATTATTTTCCAGGATGTTGTAAGAGTTGATCACTCATACTCTTGGGAAGATATGAGAAACGCAGGAAGAAATGTTGAAAAAGTAGTTCTTTCAAATGCTTTTGAATTACTTTTAAATGATAGAGTATTCATTCATAGAAATAAAACGGTGATTTTATAA
- the pgeF gene encoding peptidoglycan editing factor PgeF, with protein sequence MGIKYFFSDISDGNLAFHVGDKKENVEKNREKLAIKYGYDNHKLVYMNQVHGNNIVIVDENSPKLIEDCDAIITKTRNLPLMVMVADCIPVLLFDEKVGLISAIHAGRNSTFLEIVKKTAQIFIEKFSSNPEDIKAILGPSIQKCCYEISAEMAKIVENSFGKSFVDNRNIDLQNINMMQLNSLGIKDVYISDVCTKCSNKPYFSYRDDNKCGRFAAVIELK encoded by the coding sequence ATGGGCATAAAATATTTTTTTAGTGATATAAGTGATGGAAATTTAGCTTTCCATGTTGGTGATAAAAAAGAGAATGTAGAAAAAAATAGAGAAAAATTGGCTATCAAATATGGCTATGATAATCATAAATTAGTATATATGAATCAAGTTCATGGTAATAATATTGTAATTGTTGATGAAAATAGTCCTAAATTGATTGAAGATTGTGATGCAATTATCACAAAAACTAGAAATCTTCCTCTTATGGTTATGGTTGCTGATTGTATTCCAGTTTTACTTTTTGATGAAAAAGTAGGTTTAATTTCAGCAATTCATGCAGGAAGAAATTCAACATTTTTAGAAATTGTAAAAAAAACTGCACAAATTTTTATTGAAAAGTTTTCTAGTAATCCAGAAGATATCAAAGCAATTTTAGGTCCGTCAATTCAAAAATGTTGTTATGAAATAAGTGCTGAAATGGCAAAAATAGTTGAAAATTCTTTTGGTAAGAGTTTTGTTGATAATAGAAATATAGATTTACAGAATATAAATATGATGCAACTAAATAGTTTAGGAATAAAAGATGTTTATATTTCAGATGTTTGTACAAAATGTAGTAATAAACCTTATTTTTCATATAGAGATGATAATAAATGTGGAAGATTTGCAGCTGTAATTGAATTGAAATAA
- a CDS encoding class I SAM-dependent DNA methyltransferase, whose translation MSRFDEKAKDWDKKQTTLDKTDACIDNLKKHLDFSKIKSILDYGCGTGLVGFALKDDSNEVLGLDSSNGMVEEFNKKAKDKNLKNIKAQKHDILHDNLPKNSFDLIISSMSLHHIENIELFFQKSFESLKNAGYICINDLDKEDGTFHAKYNNEGVYHFGFSKDELINVCTKIGFSNFIFEIVYIYERENRNFPIFNFIAKKA comes from the coding sequence TTGAGTAGATTTGATGAGAAAGCAAAAGATTGGGATAAAAAGCAAACAACACTTGATAAAACTGATGCTTGCATAGATAATCTAAAAAAACATCTAGACTTCTCTAAAATAAAAAGTATTTTAGACTATGGTTGTGGAACGGGACTTGTAGGATTTGCATTAAAAGATGATTCAAATGAAGTTTTAGGTTTAGACAGCTCAAATGGAATGGTTGAAGAATTTAATAAAAAAGCAAAAGATAAAAATTTAAAAAATATTAAAGCTCAAAAACATGACATTTTACATGATAATTTACCAAAAAACAGTTTTGATTTAATAATATCTTCTATGTCTCTTCATCATATAGAAAATATTGAATTGTTCTTTCAAAAAAGTTTTGAATCTTTAAAAAATGCTGGTTATATCTGCATAAATGATTTGGATAAAGAAGATGGAACATTTCATGCAAAATACAATAATGAAGGAGTTTATCATTTTGGTTTTTCAAAAGATGAACTAATAAATGTATGTACAAAAATAGGATTTAGCAATTTTATTTTTGAAATTGTATACATTTACGAAAGAGAAAATAGAAATTTCCCAATATTTAATTTTATAGCAAAAAAGGCTTAA
- a CDS encoding shikimate dehydrogenase, whose product MSKKFVIFGDPVVHSKSPQMQNAGFKHINFDAIYEKFHLVDGNSLKNEFIKNEFSGANITVPHKEKAFLQADVVKGIAQKIEAVNTYVLQNNQVIAYNTDAPGFLKAIQSFGKINKVLILGAGGTAKAISLALQEENVDVTVLNRSKSKLDFFKNHGIKSFSFDDFVNEKFDLVVNSTSAGLKDEELPAPKELLENVLKSSSFAFDCIYGRITPFLVLAKSFHNEIKDGEDMLLYQGVLAFEYFTNTKADNKLVEAMRKGLKGES is encoded by the coding sequence ATGAGTAAAAAATTTGTAATATTTGGGGACCCAGTAGTTCACTCAAAATCTCCACAAATGCAAAATGCAGGATTTAAACATATAAATTTTGATGCAATTTATGAAAAATTTCATTTAGTTGATGGAAATTCACTAAAAAATGAATTTATTAAAAATGAATTTAGTGGAGCAAATATAACAGTTCCTCACAAAGAAAAAGCTTTTTTACAAGCAGATGTTGTGAAAGGAATTGCTCAAAAAATAGAAGCTGTAAATACTTATGTTTTACAAAACAATCAAGTTATTGCTTACAATACGGATGCACCTGGATTTCTAAAAGCAATACAAAGTTTTGGAAAAATAAATAAAGTTTTAATTTTGGGAGCTGGAGGAACTGCAAAAGCTATATCTTTAGCTCTTCAAGAAGAAAATGTTGATGTAACAGTTCTAAATAGAAGTAAATCTAAACTAGATTTCTTCAAAAATCATGGTATAAAATCTTTTAGTTTTGATGATTTTGTAAATGAAAAATTTGATTTAGTTGTAAATTCAACAAGTGCTGGTTTAAAAGATGAAGAACTTCCTGCACCAAAAGAGCTACTAGAAAATGTTCTAAAATCTAGTTCTTTTGCTTTTGATTGTATTTATGGAAGAATAACTCCATTTTTAGTATTAGCAAAGAGTTTTCATAATGAAATTAAAGATGGCGAAGATATGCTTTTGTACCAAGGTGTCTTAGCATTTGAATATTTTACTAACACAAAAGCCGATAATAAGCTAGTTGAAGCAATGAGAAAAGGTTTAAAAGGAGAATCTTAA
- a CDS encoding OB-fold protein: MKYFLLMILIFINSLFANQQVKKKVEEDKKIINACNSGDAIACNSLGNIYFDLSSDKANVFIGILLHKKACKLGNEESCKIINDYEDKKYKSLFTDNETKILNFMIKEELTFFLQGNEPISIFKEYYNSKRTHIAATSNDIQLDYEKNEVGADLKYKNKDIVVSGEVSRISKDAFDSIYLDLKGGTNQFMPPKAYIEKEYIEWVSKLSKKDKIKLFCEKSSMVMGSAILNNCKPLDAVIEEKTNNIIDLIDKKEISALNEDLFIMGFTIKELSKSLKNNSKCYTSNDMNSCIKELNSVMPKFQKNFSDLKGLFK, from the coding sequence ATGAAATATTTTTTATTGATGATTTTAATATTTATAAATTCATTATTTGCTAATCAGCAAGTTAAAAAGAAGGTAGAAGAAGATAAAAAAATAATAAATGCTTGTAATTCAGGAGATGCAATAGCATGCAATTCATTAGGAAATATTTATTTTGACTTATCTAGTGATAAAGCAAATGTTTTTATAGGAATATTATTGCACAAAAAAGCTTGTAAGCTAGGAAATGAAGAATCTTGTAAAATTATTAATGATTATGAGGATAAAAAATATAAATCTTTATTTACTGATAATGAAACAAAAATTTTAAATTTTATGATAAAAGAAGAATTAACATTTTTTTTACAAGGAAATGAACCTATCTCAATTTTTAAAGAATATTATAATTCAAAAAGAACTCACATTGCTGCCACATCAAATGATATTCAATTAGATTATGAGAAAAATGAAGTTGGGGCTGATTTAAAATATAAAAATAAAGATATTGTAGTTTCAGGAGAAGTATCAAGAATTTCTAAAGATGCTTTTGATTCTATTTATTTAGATTTAAAAGGTGGAACAAATCAGTTTATGCCTCCTAAAGCTTATATTGAAAAAGAGTATATTGAATGGGTTTCAAAGCTTTCAAAAAAAGATAAAATAAAATTATTTTGTGAAAAGTCTTCTATGGTTATGGGTAGCGCAATTTTAAATAATTGTAAACCACTTGATGCTGTTATTGAAGAAAAAACCAATAATATAATTGATTTAATTGATAAAAAAGAAATTAGTGCACTTAATGAAGATTTATTTATTATGGGTTTTACGATAAAAGAATTATCAAAATCTTTAAAAAACAATAGTAAATGTTACACTTCTAATGATATGAATAGTTGCATCAAAGAGTTAAATTCTGTTATGCCTAAATTTCAAAAAAATTTTAGTGATTTGAAAGGGCTTTTTAAGTAG
- a CDS encoding type I restriction endonuclease, whose translation MELSIKLQELSQRIIGLKDNVLTEEATKHSFIMPFISALGYDIFNPTVVVPEFTADISKKKNEKVDYAIMHNNQPLILIEAKSHTENLDIHATQLERYFTVTESRFAILTNGIEYRFFTDLEKPNKMDTTPFFTFNILNMKDRDLRELEKFTSTNLDINKILTSAETKKYVSAIKNIFKEEVKNPSEEFVRIFASKLTEKALRQNILDEFKAYVKTAFSEIVMDMAHDKINSLKSKLTVEINDNQEQAEIVVEDSGIETTEEELQGFFIVKSIIAEKLGLERIFARDTKSYFGILLDDNNRKWICRLMFNTRQKYLSLHIEDKKEEKFTLDKVEDIYKYKNEILAIVNRLDSEKI comes from the coding sequence ATGGAACTATCTATAAAATTACAAGAATTATCTCAAAGAATTATTGGTTTAAAAGATAATGTTTTAACCGAAGAAGCAACAAAACACTCTTTTATTATGCCATTTATTAGTGCGTTAGGATATGATATTTTTAATCCAACTGTTGTTGTACCTGAATTTACTGCTGATATAAGTAAAAAGAAAAATGAAAAAGTTGATTATGCGATTATGCACAATAACCAACCACTTATTTTAATTGAAGCAAAATCTCATACAGAAAATTTAGATATTCACGCAACTCAATTAGAAAGATATTTTACTGTTACTGAATCAAGATTTGCAATTCTTACAAATGGTATTGAATATAGATTTTTTACAGATTTAGAAAAACCGAATAAAATGGATACAACACCATTTTTTACATTTAATATATTAAATATGAAAGATAGAGATTTAAGAGAACTTGAAAAATTTACAAGTACAAATTTGGATATAAATAAAATACTTACAAGTGCTGAAACTAAAAAATATGTTAGTGCCATTAAAAATATTTTTAAAGAAGAAGTAAAAAATCCTAGTGAAGAATTTGTAAGAATATTTGCTTCAAAATTAACAGAAAAAGCTTTAAGACAAAATATTTTAGATGAATTTAAAGCCTATGTAAAAACAGCATTTAGCGAAATTGTTATGGATATGGCTCACGATAAAATAAATTCTTTGAAAAGTAAACTAACTGTTGAAATAAATGATAATCAAGAACAAGCGGAAATAGTTGTAGAAGATAGTGGAATAGAAACAACAGAAGAAGAATTACAAGGATTCTTTATTGTTAAATCAATAATAGCAGAAAAATTAGGATTAGAAAGAATATTTGCAAGAGATACAAAAAGCTATTTTGGAATTTTATTAGATGATAATAATAGAAAATGGATTTGTAGATTAATGTTTAATACTAGACAAAAATATCTATCTTTACATATTGAAGACAAAAAAGAAGAAAAATTTACACTAGATAAAGTTGAAGATATTTATAAATATAAAAATGAAATCTTAGCTATTGTAAATAGATTAGATAGTGAAAAAATATAA
- a CDS encoding tyrosine-type recombinase/integrase — protein MARFKSKRYLGVYYQTLKNSDKAYYITYKENNKKVWLKIGLHSEGVREQLCHQKRNEINTKMRLGEDLPEVAKRKAETLNEVAKNFFDEKALHNKRNKGTRARVEKHIQNTLGDIPLNKITKEQINKIQKELSDKLSPASVNFVIGQLNAIFNWAIENELLDKNPCKFVRNIKIDNTRLRYLELEEIKILKKRLENDKLLYYFVILGLSTGGRLQTLCNIKVNDFKENGTIRLYDFKNESEYYGFIDKDLYAEIKLFIESINKKDNDFIFQNTKIENYMNQYYYRQLQPIFDELFNNKVKNLTAQDKVVIHTLRHTFASHLAINNTPILTIKKLMNHSDIKTTMRYAKLSKSNGEDEVIRLTKTLISL, from the coding sequence ATGGCACGTTTTAAATCTAAAAGATATTTAGGTGTTTATTATCAAACTTTAAAAAATAGTGATAAAGCATATTATATAACTTATAAAGAAAATAATAAGAAAGTATGGCTTAAAATTGGATTGCATAGTGAAGGAGTAAGAGAACAATTATGTCATCAAAAAAGAAATGAAATTAATACTAAAATGAGATTAGGCGAAGATTTACCAGAAGTAGCTAAAAGAAAAGCAGAAACACTCAATGAAGTAGCTAAAAATTTTTTTGATGAAAAAGCTTTGCATAATAAACGAAATAAAGGAACTAGAGCAAGAGTTGAAAAACATATACAAAATACATTAGGGGATATACCATTAAATAAAATTACAAAGGAACAAATAAACAAAATTCAAAAAGAGCTTTCAGATAAATTATCACCAGCTTCAGTAAATTTTGTTATAGGGCAATTAAACGCAATATTTAACTGGGCAATAGAAAATGAATTACTTGATAAAAATCCTTGCAAGTTTGTAAGAAATATAAAAATAGATAACACAAGACTTCGTTATTTAGAACTTGAAGAAATTAAAATATTAAAAAAAAGATTGGAAAATGATAAGCTATTATACTATTTTGTAATACTTGGACTTTCAACAGGAGGAAGACTCCAAACACTATGTAATATAAAAGTTAACGATTTTAAAGAAAATGGAACAATAAGATTATATGACTTTAAAAATGAAAGTGAATATTATGGATTTATAGATAAAGATTTATATGCAGAAATTAAGTTATTTATAGAGTCTATCAACAAAAAAGATAATGATTTTATATTCCAAAATACAAAAATTGAAAATTATATGAATCAATATTATTATAGGCAACTACAACCAATATTTGATGAATTATTTAATAATAAAGTTAAAAATTTAACTGCACAAGATAAAGTTGTTATTCATACTCTAAGACACACATTTGCATCACATTTAGCAATTAACAATACACCAATATTAACAATAAAAAAATTAATGAATCATAGTGATATTAAGACTACAATGCGATATGCTAAATTAAGTAAAAGTAATGGAGAAGATGAGGTTATTAGATTAACAAAAACTTTAATTAGTTTATAA
- a CDS encoding diguanylate cyclase, with the protein MYNRSDSQLSSFNIKSFFIEWIFLIFFLLILSIFVSFMLFHQNEDILKREEDRLLTQAKILNDNLLNQINSIEQALLSTRVIIEKDGLSDKKSKDHVEEHLKTYVKVLPYLRAFVALDKNGEVIATSREDILGFNYSSREYFSNIKNNPSKGKLYVNRPYKTLLGAWTINLALMLSDEKGDFNGVIFAVFEPLQLMKTLESVFYANDMRSSIIHGDGTLFLMAPKKDEVLGIKINTENSFLYKHKLGNKLNSIYKGKTFIANDNRLVAFYTVNPQNIDVDSSLYITVSRDLNALYVNIRTEIYIVVALMIILILSSIIGLYLLQRKRYFSRIKEIEQEEEKRKILETYAYIDSMTQIANRRYFDQFLDKEWRYCQRNKKNLCIVLIDIDNFKLYNDRYGHQAGDECLKKVARVLDDNLNRSHDFIARYGGEEFICILPNTNIEDAKVICEKLRVEIENLKISHEDSKTSNVVTISIGISCTIPNENIEMNDLIRKADNALYLSKKAGRNKLSVEL; encoded by the coding sequence TTGTATAATAGATCTGATAGTCAGCTTTCAAGCTTTAATATAAAAAGCTTTTTTATTGAGTGGATATTTCTTATATTTTTTCTTCTTATTTTATCTATTTTTGTATCTTTTATGTTATTTCATCAAAATGAAGATATTCTAAAAAGAGAAGAAGATAGATTATTAACTCAAGCAAAAATTCTAAATGATAATTTATTAAATCAAATTAATTCAATAGAGCAGGCATTATTATCTACAAGAGTAATAATAGAAAAAGATGGTTTAAGTGATAAAAAATCAAAAGATCATGTAGAAGAACATCTTAAAACATATGTAAAAGTTTTACCATATTTAAGAGCTTTTGTTGCACTTGATAAAAATGGAGAAGTTATAGCAACAAGTAGAGAAGATATTTTAGGATTTAATTATTCAAGTAGAGAATATTTTTCAAATATTAAAAATAATCCTTCAAAAGGTAAACTCTACGTAAATAGACCATATAAAACGCTATTAGGGGCTTGGACTATAAATTTAGCACTTATGTTAAGTGATGAAAAAGGAGATTTTAATGGGGTTATTTTTGCTGTATTTGAACCTTTACAGTTAATGAAAACATTAGAATCTGTTTTTTATGCAAATGATATGAGAAGTTCAATTATTCATGGAGATGGTACTTTATTTTTAATGGCTCCAAAAAAAGATGAAGTTTTAGGTATAAAAATTAATACTGAGAATTCTTTTTTATATAAGCATAAACTAGGTAATAAGTTAAATAGTATTTATAAAGGTAAAACTTTTATAGCAAATGATAATAGACTAGTTGCATTTTATACTGTAAACCCACAAAATATTGATGTTGATTCATCTTTATATATAACTGTTAGTAGAGATTTAAATGCTTTATACGTGAATATAAGAACTGAAATTTATATAGTTGTTGCATTGATGATTATTTTAATTTTAAGCTCAATTATTGGTTTATATCTTCTTCAAAGAAAAAGATATTTTTCAAGAATAAAAGAGATAGAGCAAGAAGAAGAAAAACGAAAAATTCTCGAAACATATGCATATATAGATAGTATGACACAAATTGCAAATAGAAGATATTTTGATCAGTTTTTAGATAAAGAGTGGAGATATTGTCAAAGAAATAAAAAGAATTTGTGTATTGTTTTGATTGATATTGATAATTTTAAATTATACAATGATAGATATGGACATCAAGCAGGAGATGAGTGTTTGAAAAAAGTAGCTAGAGTTTTAGATGATAATTTGAATAGATCACACGATTTTATAGCAAGATATGGAGGAGAGGAGTTTATTTGTATTTTACCAAATACGAATATTGAAGATGCAAAGGTAATTTGTGAGAAATTAAGAGTTGAAATTGAGAACTTGAAAATTTCTCATGAAGATTCTAAAACTTCTAATGTTGTAACAATAAGTATAGGAATTTCTTGTACTATTCCTAATGAGAATATTGAAATGAATGATTTAATAAGAAAGGCTGATAATGCCCTTTATCTATCCAAAAAAGCTGGTAGAAATAAGCTAAGTGTAGAATTATAA